One genomic segment of Paraburkholderia phymatum STM815 includes these proteins:
- a CDS encoding ABC transporter substrate-binding protein — translation MNLKLSFAAAVLAMTAGAACAQSSDTLRFGIEAAYPPFESKSASGQLEGFDVDVGNAVCAKLKMKCVWVENAFDGLIPALQARKFDVINSAMNITSKRKESIAFTPPIYIVPIVMIAKHGSGLKPDVKNLQGKHVGVLQGSSQEDFLKAHWANAGVQVVSYQDQDQVYADLVAGRLDAAVQEAQTASDGFLNKPAGAGFEIVGEPLKDPSTLGEGTGFGLRKGDKALQAKVDGALAELKKDGTLTSLSQKYFKRDIIAK, via the coding sequence ATGAACCTGAAGCTCTCCTTCGCTGCCGCCGTCCTCGCGATGACGGCGGGCGCCGCTTGCGCGCAATCGTCCGACACACTGCGCTTCGGTATCGAAGCCGCCTACCCTCCGTTCGAAAGCAAGAGCGCGTCGGGCCAGCTCGAAGGCTTCGATGTCGACGTCGGCAACGCCGTCTGCGCGAAGCTGAAAATGAAGTGCGTGTGGGTCGAGAATGCGTTCGACGGCCTGATCCCCGCGCTGCAGGCGCGCAAGTTCGACGTCATCAATTCGGCGATGAACATCACATCAAAGCGCAAGGAAAGCATCGCGTTCACGCCGCCTATCTATATCGTGCCCATCGTGATGATCGCAAAGCACGGTTCAGGCCTGAAGCCGGACGTGAAGAACCTGCAAGGCAAGCACGTCGGCGTGTTGCAAGGCTCGTCGCAGGAAGACTTCCTCAAGGCACACTGGGCGAATGCGGGCGTGCAGGTCGTGTCGTATCAGGACCAGGATCAGGTCTACGCGGATCTCGTCGCGGGACGGCTCGACGCCGCGGTGCAGGAAGCGCAGACGGCCAGCGACGGCTTCCTGAACAAGCCGGCGGGCGCCGGCTTCGAGATCGTCGGCGAGCCGCTGAAAGATCCGTCGACGCTCGGCGAAGGGACGGGCTTCGGTCTGCGCAAGGGGGACAAGGCGTTGCAGGCGAAGGTCGATGGCGCGCTTGCCGAACTCAAGAAAGACGGCACGCTGACGTCGCTCTCGCAGAAATACTTCAAGCGCGACATTATCGCGAAGTGA